TTCAGACTAAAGGCAACCCCATAAATAAAGATCTGCAAAATAACCGCAATACCGGGAGGAAAAGCAAAAAAAACCAGTGCAAAAAACTGTCTTGCTTCCATTTTACTTCTATTTTTTAAAATCAAAACATAGGCAGCAATCATCATCGCAAAAGTTCCGACAAAAATCAGCGGATAATAGACGGTCCTGTGATAAATATTCGCGGCATCAATCGTATAAAACCAACCGTATTTCAAAGACAAAGTCACGATTACACCATAACCTACGTTGACAGCCGCCAGCCATCGCGCCAGCCGTTTCGTTTTCAGCTCATCACCCACGATTTGCTGATAAACGTACAACAGCCATAAAGACGGTATGCTCCAGTTGAAGAGAAAAACCAGATAATTTCCCACTTGATTCAAGAGGGGGTAAATGGTATCCGGCCTTCCGTCAAACCGCCCCATCAGATCCACCACCAACAGCAGGATCGCCGCTTTTACCAACAAGTTATAAATTTTATTCTGCAGGGATTCTTTTTCTGCATTCTTGATGGATAAAATATAGATGATGAATAAAAGCACGATGGAATAAGCGTTTAAGACAATATTCACGCCGAGATTCATGGCTCATTTCTCCTAATCGGTTCTGCTGCAGTTTACGCTTGCCCAACAGGAGTTGGATCGCGTCTGATGTTTGATTTGTGGTGAATACTCCATTGATTGAAACCAAACCAGACGCTGCCGGTTCCAGTTTGACGATCCAAAAACCTTTGGTTCGTGCTTATTTTACTATATATACTGTATAAACACAAGAAATATCGGGAAATATTCCTGCTTGCGCGTATTTGGACAGTTTTGTTCCATTCTCACCAATCTAAGAACAACCGAAGAGTATGTTGCTTTTCCTGCATTTATTTGGTATCATAAAATAAAAGCAGAAGCAAAGCAAGCAGATAAGAGGGAAAAAAGATGGAAAACCAGGAACAGCCGCATCAACGCCGGGCTCGCTATACGGGTACGCATCCAAAATCTTATCAGGAGAAATATAAAGAATTACAGCCGGAACGTTATGCGGATACCATTGAAGAATTGCTGCAAAAAGGGAAAACACCGGCCGGCATGCATCGCCCTGTCTGCGTGCAGGAAATTTTGCAATTCCTGCAGGTGACACCGGGACAAATCGGGCTGGACGCCACCTTAGGTTATGGCGGACATACCGTAGAACTCCTAAAATGTCTGCAGGCAAAGGGGCATTTATACGCCATTGATGTGGACCCCATGGAACTGCCGCGCACCCGGGCGCGCCTGGAGAACTTAGGTTACGGCTCCGACATCCTGACAACGAGACAAATGAATTTCTCTGCCGTCGACCAAATCGCCAAAGAGGCAGGGCCCTTCCATTTTATCCTGGCGGATTTAGGTGTCTCTTCCATGCAGATTGACAATCCGGCCAGAGGCTTCTCTTTTAAACGCGAAGGTCCTCTGGATTTGCGGCTCAATCCGCAAAAAGGGAAATCCGCCGCGGAGCGCCTGCGAACCATTACAGAAGAGGAATTGCAGGGACTGCTGCTGGAAAATTCCGATGAACCGTATGCCGCACCGATCGCCCGTGCAGTAATTGCCGCCAGAAAAAGCGGCAAAGTGATTGCCACCACCGGCCAGTTGCAGCAAATTATCAGCGAAGCCCTGAAATTTATTCCGGGAAAAAATAAGGAAGATGAAATCAAGAAAGCCTGTCAGCGCTGTTTTCAAGCCCTGCGTATCGATGTGAATCACGAATTGGAAGTGCTCTATCAATTCTTAGAAAAACTTCCCGACGCTTTGGCGCCGGGCGGCCGGGTGGCAATCCTATCCTTTCATTCGGGTGAAGACCGTCTCGTCAAGAAATCTTTTCAGCACTTTTACCGGGAAGGGATCTATCGCGAAATTGCGCCCGACCCCATTCGACCGACAGCCGCGGAATGCAGCAGCAACAGCCGCGCCCGCTCCGCCAAACTGCGTTGGGCAATCAAAGCCTGATTGACGCCTCCAGAGCTCTGCGGTGACGACAATAAAGCGCGCTGCAACTTGGCTTCAAAGTTTCTTCTTAAAAACCGATGCATAGGATAGCGGAACACTATTGATTGGTAGGGAATGGTCTAGACCGTACCGTCGCCTCTAGAGCCCAATGGAAAAAGTCCGGAGGAATTTTTTATTCCGCCGGACTTTTTGCTATTAAATTGAGCATATGCTATTTTTTTGCACTCAGCTTCGCTATCTTGGCACAATGTCAGCACCGCATCTCCATTGCATAAAAGCGGCCGTGTTCCAGGGGGACGGGGGTGTTGGCTCAGGTGTTCCAGGGGGACGGGGGTGTTGGCTCACAACTCCTCAATCACTCTCCTGGATATGCCAGTGACTCTGGCTATTTGTCGGATAGAAAAATTGCTTTTTGCCTTTATGTTTCTAAGAATTTCATCTCTGCTTGCTTTTGTAAAACTTTGAATTTCATCCATACGATCTAAATGAGCCATTTTTCTCATTGCTTCTCTGGCTTCGTTATCATTAAATCTATTGCTGGCAAGGTATTCCAGACAATTATCCTGATTTTGTTCATTATGATACTCCAGAAACTGATCTTCTGGCATTATACTGAAAGCAAGATAACTATCCACTATTTTATGCTTCATAAAATAGTCATGGTAGCTGCTCCATTTATAATCGGATATGTCAGAAACAATACCCGCTTTTACCGGATTCTGATGAATATACCGGATTACCGTCAATAAATAACGCATATTTTCAATGTTCTCACTTTTAAAACGATCCTGATATAAATGACCGCATCTCTGATACTTCGTATTATACCAATGCACATAACTTGCGCAGATCTTACGCATTGATGTTCCCAAATTGTCGTCTTTCATTAATAGATGAATATGATTGCTCATTAAGCAGTATCCAAGAAGTTCAAATTCGCATTGCTCTTTATACAATACAATTGTTTGCAGAAACCTATCTTTGTCTTCGTCATCTTCGAAAATATCTTGATGATTGATACCTCTCATCATTATATGATAGATCCCGCTTTTGCTTTTCTTTCTTGCTGTCCTAGGCATTTCATTCACCTCAATCTCTGTTGCAGGGGACCGGAGCTGAATATGCTCTATTTACATACCTATATTTATACTTTTTTTTATTAATATTTCCCCCGTTTAAAAAATAGTATACTCTATCAAATTTATCGTGTCAATATCCTCACCCCTCGACTCTCAAATCTTGTGCCAACACCCCCGTCCCCTTGGCACATTTGACAAATGAGCGGATTGACCTTATAATATGCCCCATAGGGGTATATGGCATCTCATTCGGTTTTTGGAAAGGCGGCGCTCTCAGATGAAATTTTTTAAAAAAATCCGGGGGGAAGAATCGTTTCGCACACTGTGTTTGACAATATTTTCGGGAATCTTTCTCTTGGCAAGCTTTTTTGGTTGGCTTTCGGATCTACCTTTTGATCCGGCTTGGATCGCCATTGTAATCAGCGGTATTCCCATTGTATTTGGCGCTGTACTGGGATTGGTCAAGGAGTTTGATGTGACGGCCGATGTCCTGGTGGCAATTGCCCTGATTGCCGCTGTTTGGATTGGGGAATACTTTGCTGCCGGCGAAGTTGCCTTCATAATGCAATTAGGTAAGGTTCTTGAAGACGTAACAGCCGGAAAATCACATCAGAGTCTGCAGGCGCTGATCAATCTCACTCCGCAGCAAGCTTGTATCCGCACAGCAGAAGGTGAGAAAGTTATTCTGGCTGCCGCAGTGCAAAGCGGCGATCTCATTTTAATTCGCCCCGGCGAATCAATCCCAGTGGACGGCAGGATTATTCACGGTAATACTACCATCAATCAATCGGTAATGACCGGAGAATCCGTACCGGTTGACCGCACAATCGGCGACGAAGTCTACCAGGGAACCATCAATCAGCAAGGTGTGATTGAAATTGAAGCCACTCAGGTCGGCGAGGATTCTTCATTGAAAAAGATGATTCATCTGGTTGAGGAAGCGGAAGAAAACAAAGCACCC
The window above is part of the Negativicutes bacterium genome. Proteins encoded here:
- the rsmH gene encoding 16S rRNA (cytosine(1402)-N(4))-methyltransferase RsmH — its product is MENQEQPHQRRARYTGTHPKSYQEKYKELQPERYADTIEELLQKGKTPAGMHRPVCVQEILQFLQVTPGQIGLDATLGYGGHTVELLKCLQAKGHLYAIDVDPMELPRTRARLENLGYGSDILTTRQMNFSAVDQIAKEAGPFHFILADLGVSSMQIDNPARGFSFKREGPLDLRLNPQKGKSAAERLRTITEEELQGLLLENSDEPYAAPIARAVIAARKSGKVIATTGQLQQIISEALKFIPGKNKEDEIKKACQRCFQALRIDVNHELEVLYQFLEKLPDALAPGGRVAILSFHSGEDRLVKKSFQHFYREGIYREIAPDPIRPTAAECSSNSRARSAKLRWAIKA
- a CDS encoding GGDEF domain-containing protein, giving the protein MNLGVNIVLNAYSIVLLFIIYILSIKNAEKESLQNKIYNLLVKAAILLLVVDLMGRFDGRPDTIYPLLNQVGNYLVFLFNWSIPSLWLLYVYQQIVGDELKTKRLARWLAAVNVGYGVIVTLSLKYGWFYTIDAANIYHRTVYYPLIFVGTFAMMIAAYVLILKNRSKMEARQFFALVFFAFPPGIAVILQIFIYGVAFSLNSLAVSLLIIYLNIQNQIIHTDYLTGVSNRRKLDLYLTDKINGRGSGQFFAAMMLDLNDFKIINDQFGHEAGDHALKTAAGLVSSVLRLADFVARFGGDEFFIILEQADQTALQSMEEKIHQAFAQYNKTSQQPYALSVSIGSALYDDQCAMNAEEFLKKLDRLMYENKQQYKSQFSPEK
- a CDS encoding transposase translates to MPRTARKKSKSGIYHIMMRGINHQDIFEDDEDKDRFLQTIVLYKEQCEFELLGYCLMSNHIHLLMKDDNLGTSMRKICASYVHWYNTKYQRCGHLYQDRFKSENIENMRYLLTVIRYIHQNPVKAGIVSDISDYKWSSYHDYFMKHKIVDSYLAFSIMPEDQFLEYHNEQNQDNCLEYLASNRFNDNEAREAMRKMAHLDRMDEIQSFTKASRDEILRNIKAKSNFSIRQIARVTGISRRVIEEL